The Juglans regia cultivar Chandler chromosome 6, Walnut 2.0, whole genome shotgun sequence genome contains the following window.
aaaaattaacttcacCACATATTAGTTATTGATATGCAGAAGGAGAcgtagttttttatttaattattttttcgcCTGCAGGAAACGTCAATTGCTATCAATAAACACTTAGAATTTGATTATTATACTAATAAATCTCTCCAGCTTAGACTTCGTCATGACTGtaaatttctcttcatttttctccaaGCTAGCCCactaaaattcaatattaattcTTAACCTCAGTTTTATATATAGCCACATGCAACCACATCCTATTCATTCCACACGACATTTTATAGCAGTAGAGTTGCCCAGGCCTCCGATACCATGGATTTGCCAGTTTTGTTCCTTCTTTTATCTTTGTCATTTTCTCTCCCACTCTCATCCTCAAGCCTGCATACCATTCATGAAGGCACATCCCTCTCAATTGAGAAATCGGAAGACATTCTGATATCACCTGATGGAGTTTTCTCTGCTGGCTTTTATTCCGTAGGTGATAATGCCTATTGCTATGCCATATGGTTCAATAAGCCATCCCACGGCAAGATTCAGACCGTAATCTGGATGGCAAACCGTGATCACCCCGTTAATGGAAGGAGCTCTAAGCTCTCTCTCCTCGAAACTggtaatcttatcttatctgaCGCTGGAAAGTTCACAGTTTGGGAAACAAACACTCAGTCACTCTCCCCAGTAAACGTATCACTCAACAACATCGGTAATCTTGTCCTACAAAACATGCAAGGTGTTACTTTATGGGAAAGCTTTGATTTCCCAACGGACACCCTTCTTCCCCAACAACTACTCACTAGAAACGCAAGGCTCATCTCCTCCAGAAGCCAGACCAACTATTCCTCTGGTTTTTACAAGCTCTTTTTTGATAACGACAACACCCTCCGCCTTCTATATGACGGTCTTGAGGTTTCCAGCGTATACTGGCCAGACCCGTGGCTCGTGAGCTGGGATGCTGGAAGGTCCACATACAACAGCAGTCGGATTGCAGTGCTTGATACGTTCGGGAACTTCAGTTCTTCTGATGATTTTACTTTCATGGCAGCCGACTATGGGCCGAAGCTTCACAGAAGACTGAGAATTGATTATGATGGTGATGTTCGATTGTACAGTTGGGACGAGGAGGGGCAGACGTGGTTTGTGTCTTGGCAAGCCATACAGGGACCTTGCAAGATTTATGGTATATGCGGGGCAAATAGCCTTTGCAGCTATATTGTTGGTTCTGATAGGAAATGTTCATGCCTCCCAGgatataagatgaaaaatctaaacGACTGGTCTGACGGGTGCGAACCAGAGTTTCATCTTTCTTGCAATACAAATGAGTCTGGCTTCCTGCTGTTACCCCGTGTTGAATTCTTTGGTTATGATTATGGGTTCTTCCCCAATTACAcatttgatgaatgtaagaatTTATGTTTGCAATTGTGCAACTGCAAAGCGTTCCAATTCACCTTCTCTCGAGAAGATGGTTTTTCAAAATGCTACCCCAAGACGATGTTGCTTAATGGATATCGTTCCCCAGATTTCCAAGGTGACCTCTATTTACGGCTACCTGAAAACAATTTCTCCTCCTACGCAAATTATGTACAAGATTTGAAACTCAATTGCTCGAGTAATGGCACGGTGCCACAGGACAGAACGTATAAGAGAAGCCAGGAAAATCGGATAGTAAAATTCATGCTCTGGTTTGTATGTGGAGTGGGAGGACTTGAAATCATCTGTATCTTTTTGGTGTGGTGTCTCTTGAGTAGACCCCAGCAGGCTTCTAGTGTAGACAAACAGGGCTACCTTGTTGCTCTCATTGGGTTCAGAAGATTTGCTTATGTTGAGCTCAAGAAGGCAACAAAAGATTTTAATGAGGAGATTGGAAGAGGTGCAGGAGGAATTGTGTACAAAGGGGTATTGCCTGACAATCGAGCCGTAGCAATCAAGCGTCTCAATGAATCTGACCAAGGAGAAGGTGAATTTCTAGCTGAAGTAAGCATCATCGGGAGGATTAACCACATGAACTTAATTGAGATGTCCGGATACTGTGCAGAGGGAAAGCGTAGGCTTTTGGTGTACGAGTACATGGAACATGGTAGTTTAGCGCAAAACCTCTCATCCCATGCACTTGATTGGAAGAAAAGGTTTGACATTGCCACAGGCACAGCAAAAGGCCTAGCTTATCTGCATGAAGAGTGCTTGGAGTGGGTTTTACACTGTGATGTAAAGCCACAGAACATACTCCTTGACTCTAACTATCAACCAAAGGTGGCAGATTTTGGGTTGTCTAAGTTACAAAATAGAAACCTCGAGAATGCAAGCTTCTCAAGAATAAGAGGAACCCGAGGGTACATGGCTCCAGAGTGGGTTTTCAATCTTCCTATCACCTCCAAAGTGGATGTTTATAGCTACGGAATTGTTGTATTGGAGATGGTGACGGGGAAGGGACCAACAAAGGGTGTCCATGCTATAGATAGTGGAGGGGAGACAGAACCCAAACGGTTGGTTGCTTGGGTGAGGGAAAAAAGGAATGAAGCGACTGCAATGGCTTCCTGGGTTGAGGAGATCGTTGACCCAATACTGAAAGGCAGTTACGAAAAGGGTAAGATGGAAACTCTGATAAATGTTGCTTTGCAAtgtgtagaggaagagaaagacgCAAGACCCAGCATGAGCCAAGTAGCTGAGATGCTTTTACGCCAAGAAAATGATAGTCACAATGATGATCATGGTATTAATCTCTAATTGGGAATGGTACCCATTTTCGACCGTAACAAATAGttgttttcatcataaataattgATCACGAATAAGCGTTTATCTTATAGTAATGAAGTTGTGTACTTGTAAGCGTGGTTGTGAGTACATCATCCACAAAGGGTCAAGTTGAGTCTATTGATCCTAATGGTTGTGCATGATGTgtgttaatttcttttattctctccTTGTTTTCATGTTGAgtgatttttatattatgtgAAATTGTCATGTCTTTCGCAAGTCTCAAACTTTGCATTAGCTTTAGTagcatctttcttttctttttttatgtatttacaTACTGTTAATTAATTTGGCCGCCTCTAGATTGTAGTGAATTCGATAAGTTTAGTATGGCAGCTTGGACCATTAGGATTTTGCCCATGCTTAACTTGTAACGCctcgttcccggaggtccggagagttaactcttaacacctaaaatcaacttaaataatacaactataaagtccagaaaatttcataaaacattaatccagttaattaaaccaaatatctaagttcctttATGGGGACATAAAGAAaacctcaataacataaattaaaaactctccaaaactcaaaattatccttaagtcgtcagataaaaaaaataaccgaaaaataaaatcaatttactaacaacgactctcaaataagcacttgtaccctcaggtacttattccacttcgatcatcacaccttactaaaacttcTTACTCTTGTAAGAAGTTATC
Protein-coding sequences here:
- the LOC108998386 gene encoding putative receptor protein kinase ZmPK1, producing the protein MANRDHPVNGRSSKLSLLETGNLILSDAGKFTVWETNTQSLSPVNVSLNNIGNLVLQNMQGVTLWESFDFPTDTLLPQQLLTRNARLISSRSQTNYSSGFYKLFFDNDNTLRLLYDGLEVSSVYWPDPWLVSWDAGRSTYNSSRIAVLDTFGNFSSSDDFTFMAADYGPKLHRRLRIDYDGDVRLYSWDEEGQTWFVSWQAIQGPCKIYGICGANSLCSYIVGSDRKCSCLPGYKMKNLNDWSDGCEPEFHLSCNTNESGFLLLPRVEFFGYDYGFFPNYTFDECKNLCLQLCNCKAFQFTFSREDGFSKCYPKTMLLNGYRSPDFQGDLYLRLPENNFSSYANYVQDLKLNCSSNGTVPQDRTYKRSQENRIVKFMLWFVCGVGGLEIICIFLVWCLLSRPQQASSVDKQGYLVALIGFRRFAYVELKKATKDFNEEIGRGAGGIVYKGVLPDNRAVAIKRLNESDQGEGEFLAEVSIIGRINHMNLIEMSGYCAEGKRRLLVYEYMEHGSLAQNLSSHALDWKKRFDIATGTAKGLAYLHEECLEWVLHCDVKPQNILLDSNYQPKVADFGLSKLQNRNLENASFSRIRGTRGYMAPEWVFNLPITSKVDVYSYGIVVLEMVTGKGPTKGVHAIDSGGETEPKRLVAWVREKRNEATAMASWVEEIVDPILKGSYEKGKMETLINVALQCVEEEKDARPSMSQVAEMLLRQENDSHNDDHGINL